A window of the Lolium perenne isolate Kyuss_39 chromosome 7, Kyuss_2.0, whole genome shotgun sequence genome harbors these coding sequences:
- the LOC127316929 gene encoding uncharacterized protein: MEEGQKEAPSFLDVPKDIPIATTSLTIRTNNAGFGSSSDRSNPIDSPAISFTPHLYSPSPPSSAFVSALQSPYISPRVLDPPPPPQRQPYQESKASSVTTTTAQSPASCSNAGSQSEDTDAPSASRTPPSERYDSSGIDPVKISDGGGCGGAPPRVSFSFPVPRVSFTRGSVASPSSNAKLRSCDVYIGYHNNGNLGRFCKWLKAELELQGIASFVADRAKYSDTQIHEIADRIICSVAFGVVVVTMSSFLNPYSLEEIRFFAQKKNLIPILFDTEPAEIAGLFDGKLEDKEGKEAFEGLMRCHEFKLEANESNWRSCVSRTVTLLQSKLGRKNIAEKESEGSGGIPFPRNRHFVGREKELSEIEGLFFGSTVDIQEVDCSRGSTVNERSSGVSDGGFADEESDTVRTSNAKYISLEMRKCKEPTLEAWIDPVIELSSVKGRNLQKQRSKHRRTRFRCNSKGYGGTSVVCINGSSGIGKTELALEFAYRYSQRYKMVLWIGGEARYLRQNILNLSMNLGLDISAEAEKERGRIRSFEEQEFDAFQRVKRELFRDVPYLLVIDNLENERDWWEGKDLHDFIPRNTGATNVIVTTRLPRVMNLEPMQLPQLSYIDAMILMKGKLKNDYPPDETEVLRKLDERLGRLSFGLWVVGSLLSELMIAPSTLFEAVERISLNENLFPHDANDDGFCRNNSFLIKVLVFSFALMDRAKGGHLTSKMIIAGSWLAPAPVSSTLLAATASKLPVKGSIHLFGESLKTAFLCGTHCFLAPNGRKAEVESALLLVKLGLARKANRHPGCWIQFHPITQLFGKIRGGLAPTTAAVNGVMRAGNPSVYSDHLWASAFLVFGFKSEPPVVQLKAVDMVLFIRKTALPLAIESFMTFSRCSSALELLKVCTNILEEVEKSYTSRMQDWNRGSLSWRKKLQPNHRVDEFIWQEVTLLKATLLETRAKLLLRGGLFDTGEELCRTCISIRTVMLGHGDAQTVAAQETLAKLVRYRSKI, translated from the coding sequence ATGGAGGAGGGACAGAAAGAAGCTCCGAGCTTTCTTGATGTGCCCAAGGATATCCCCATTGCCACCACGTCCCTCACCATCAGGACCAATAATGCCGGATTCGGCAGCAGCTCCGACCGGTCCAACCCCATTGACTCGCCGGCCATCTCCTTCACGCCGCACCtctactcgccgtcgccgccctccTCCGCCTTCGTGTCGGCGCTGCAGTCCCCGTACATCTCGCCTCGAGTCCtcgacccgccgccgccgccacagcgGCAGCCGTATCAAGAAAGCAAGGCCTCGAGCGTAACCACCACGACGGCGCAGTCGCCGGCGTCTTGCTCCAACGCCGGGTCCCAGTCGGAGGACACGGACGCGCCGAGCGCGTCCCGCACGCCGCCGTCGGAGCGGTACGACTCCAGCGGCATCGACCCGGTCAAGATTTCTGACGGCGGGGGCTGTGGCGGCGCGCCGCCGCGCGTGTCCTTCTCGTTCCCCGTGCCGCGGGTGTCCTTCACCCGGGGCTCCGTGGCCTCGCCGTCGTCCAACGCCAAGCTCCGGAGCTGCGACGTGTACATTGGCTACCACAACAacggcaacctcggcaggttctGCAAGTGGCTCAAGGCGGAGCTCGAGCTGCAGGGCATTGCTTCGTTCGTCGCCGACCGGGCGAAGTACTCCGACACACAGATTCATGAGATTGCCGACCGGATTATTTGCTCCGTGGCGTTCGGCGTCGTGGTGGTAACCATGTCAAGCTTCCTCAACCCTTACAGCCTCGAGGAAATCAGGTTCTTTGCTCAGAAGAAGAACCTGATCCCCATCCTGTTCGACACCGAGCCGGCGGAGATTGCTGGGCTGTTTGATGGTAAGTTGGAGGATAAGGAAGGGAAGGAAGCATTTGAAGGGCTAATGCGGTGCCACGAGTTCAAGCTCGAGGCGAATGAGAGCAATTGGAGAAGCTGTGTGTCCAGGACAGTCACTTTGCTGCAGTCTAAGCTTGGCCGGAAGAACATTGCTGAGAAGGAGAGTGAGGGGTCTGGAGGCATACCTTTCCCACGCAACCGGCATTTTGTCGGAAGGGAGAAAGAGCTGAGTGAAATCGAGGGGCTTTTCTTTGGATCCACAGTAGATATCCAAGAAGTGGATTGCTCGAGGGGTTCCACTGTAAATGAAAGATCCAGTGGCGTGTCTGATGGCGGCTTTGCCGACGAGGAGAGTGACACAGTGAGGACATCTAACGCCAAGTACATCAGTTTGGAAATGCGCAAATGCAAGGAGCCGACACTGGAGGCCTGGATTGATCCAGTGATTGAGCTGTCATCGGTGAAAGGTCGAAATCTTCAGAAGCAGAGATCAAAGCACAGGAGAACAAGGTTCCGGTGCAACAGCAAGGGTTACGGCGGTACTAGCGTGGTCTGCATAAATGGCTCTTCAGGTATCGGCAAAACTGAACTGGCATTGGAGTTTGCTTACCGGTATTCACAGAGGTACAAGATGGTGCTGTGGATTGGAGGGGAAGCTCGGTATTTGAGGCAGAACATACTCAATTTATCCATGAATCTGGGGTTGGATATTAGTGCTGAGGCAGAGAAAGAGAGGGGTAGGATCAGGAGCTTTGAGGAGCAGGAGTTTGATGCATTCCAGAGGGTAAAGCGGGAGCTGTTCCGGGATGTGCCCTACTTGCTTGTCATTGACAACCTCGAGAACGAGAGGGACTGGTGGGAAGGTAAGGACCTTCATGACTTCATCCCTCGGAACACTGGTGCGACGAATGTCATTGTCACCACGCGATTACCACGTGTGATGAATCTTGAGCCGATGCAGCTGCCACAGCTCTcatacattgatgcgatgatcttgatgaagggtAAGCTTAAGAATGACTATCCACCTGACGAAACTGAAGTCCTCAGGAAGTTGGACGAGAGGCTGGGTAGGCTGAGCTTTGGTCTGTGGGTCGTCGGTTCACTGCTTTCTGAGCTCATGATTGCTCCTTCCACTCTGTTTGAGGCTGTTGAAAGAATATCGTTGAACGAAAATTTGTTTCCACATGATGCCAACGACGACGGCTTCTGCCGTAACAATTCCTTCCTAATTAAGGTCCTGGTATTTTCTTTTGCCTTGATGGACCGTGCGAAAGGAGGACACCTGACCTCGAAGATGATCATTGCTGGTTCTTGGTTAGCTCCTGCTCCTGTGTCGTCTACACTATTGGCTGCGACTGCGAGCAAGCTACCAGTGAAAGGCAGCATTCACCTGTTTGGTGAATCCCTCAAAACTGCATTTCTATGTGGTACACATTGTTTTCTAGCTCCTAATGGCCGAAAAGCCGAGGTGGAGTCGGCACTCTTACTTGTTAAGCTCGGGTTGGCAAGAAAGGCAAATCGTCATCCTGGTTGCTGGATCCAGTTCCACCCGATCACACAGCTCTTTGGGAAGATCAGGGGAGGCTTGGCGCCGACCACTGCGGCTGTGAATGGGGTAATGAGGGCTGGGAACCCCTCGGTGTATTCAGACCACTTGTGGGCTAGTGCATTCCTTGTGTTTGGCTTCAAGTCTGAGCCACCTGTTGTTCAACTTAAGGCGGTTGACATGGTCCTCTTCATACGGAAGACTGCCCTGCCCCTGGCAATTGAGTCCTTCATGACGTTCTCACGGTGTAGCTCAGCTTTAGAGCTGCTCAAGGTTTGCACCAACATCCTTGAGGAGGTGGAGAAGTCTTATACGTCACGGATGCAGGACTGGAACCGCGGTTCATTATCCTGGAGAAAAAAGCTGCAACCAAACCACCGTGTGGACGAGTTCATCTGGCAGGAGGTGACCCTCCTCAAGGCAACATTGCTTGAGACTAGAGCGAAGCTTCTGCTCCGAGGCGGGCTGTTCGACACTGGCGAAGAGCTGTGCAGGACATGCATTAGCATCAGGACGGTGATGCTTGGACATGGCGACGCCCAGACAGTGGCTGCTCAGGAGACATTGGCAAAGCTTGTTAGATACAGGAGCAAGATATGA